The following are encoded in a window of Impatiens glandulifera chromosome 5, dImpGla2.1, whole genome shotgun sequence genomic DNA:
- the LOC124939016 gene encoding expansin-A12-like, translated as MAVFFDQEDEHHLISRQGMFMNFLLIWLVGFSYNFDGITAQAWINAHATFYGANQSPATLGGACGYDNSVHAGFGVHTTALSGALFRGGEACGACYMVACDYKLDPRWCLRGASVTVTATNFCPPNNNGGWCDQPRHHFDMSAPAFLRIARQGSEGIVPVMYQRVSCTRSGGVRFTLKGQSNFNMVMISNVGGSGDVKAAWIKSSLARSAWVPMHRNWGANWQSPQDIRSQALSFKLTLVDGKTIEFDKVVPSSWKFGQTYASENQFF; from the exons ATGGCAGTTTTCTTTGATCAAGAAGATGAACATCATCTTATTTCACGCCAAGGAATGTTCATGAATTTTTTACTGATTTGGTTAGTTGGTTTTTCTTATAACTTTGATGGGATCACCGCCCAAGCTTGGATAAATGCTCATGCAACTTTTTATGGTGCCAATCAAAGCCCAGCCACCCTTG GGGGGGCTTGTGGATATGACAACTCCGTCCATGCTGGATTTGGGGTTCACACCACTGCATTGAGTGGTGCTTTGTTTAGAGGCGGAGAGGCTTGCGGTGCATGTTACATGGTGGCGTGCGACTATAAACTCGACCCGAGATGGTGCCTTCGTGGGGCTTCTGTGACCGTTACAGCCACCAACTTTTGCCCTCCTAATAATAATGGAGGATGGTGCGATCAGCCTCGCCATCACTTTGACATGTCCGCTCCTGCATTCCTTCGCATCGCGCGTCAAGGAAGTGAAGGAATTGTTCCCGTCATGTACCAAAG GGTTTCATGCACGAGATCTGGTGGTGTACGATTCACATTAAAGGGTCAATCGAACTTCAATATGGTAATGATCTCAAACGTGGGTGGGAGTGGCGATGTCAAGGCCGCTTGGATCAAGAGCTCCTTAGCTAGATCAGCCTGGGTTCCCATGCACCGCAATTGGGGTGCGAATTGGCAAAGCCCTCAAGATATTCGTAGCCAGGCATTGTCGTTTAAGTTGACGTTGGTTGATGGGAAGACTATTGAGTTCGATAAAGTTGTTCCTTCTTCTTGGAAATTTGGACAAACTTATGCTTCCGAAAACCAGTTTTTCTAA